The following are encoded in a window of Strigops habroptila isolate Jane chromosome 9, bStrHab1.2.pri, whole genome shotgun sequence genomic DNA:
- the BCL2L10 gene encoding bcl-2-like protein 10 codes for MPSSLKEETALLLEDYFQHRRGGSALPPSPTAATLRRAAAELERQERVFFRSCAPLARAEPQEATALLGRVAVQLEADGGLNWGRLLALVVFAGTLAAALDERGCADGPRCLAAALAAYLAEERGEWLEAHGGWDGFCRFFSRQGSETAEQSSTISNAIMAAAGFGIAGLAFLLVVR; via the exons ATGCCGAGCTCGCTGAAGGAGGAGACGGCGCTGCTGCTGGAGGACTACTTCCAGCACCGCCGCGGCGGCAGCGcgctgccccccagccccacggcGGCCACGCtgcggcgggcggcggccgaGCTGGAGCGGCAGGAGCGGGTCTTCTTCCGCTCCTGCGCGCCGCTGGCGCGGGCCGAGCCGCAGGAGGCGACGGCGCTGCTGGGGCGGGTGGCGGTGCAGCTGGAGGCTGACGGCGGCCTCAATTGGGGCCGGCTGCTGGCGCTCGTGGTGTTCGCCGGCACGCTGGCGGCCGCGCTGGACGAGCGGGGCTGCGCCGACGGGCCGCGCTGCCTGGCCGCCGCGCTGGCCGCCTACCTGGCCGAGGAGCGCGGCGAGTGGCTGGAGGCGCACGGCGGATGG GATGGCTTCTGCCGCTTCTTCAGTAGACAGGGCTCCGAGacagctgagcagagcagtACCATAAGCAACGCGATCATGGCCGCAGCAGGATTTGGAATAGCAGGATTGGCTTTTCTCTTGGTGGTGCGGTAG
- the GNB5 gene encoding guanine nucleotide-binding protein subunit beta-5, with translation MATEGLRENETLASLKNEAESLKGKLEEERAKLHDVELHQVAERVEALGQFVMKTRRTLKGHGNKVLCMDWCKDKRRIVSSSQDGKVIVWDSFTTNKEHAVTMPCTWVMACAYAPSGCAIACGGLDNKCSVYPLTFDKNENMAAKKKSVAMHTNYLSACSFTNSDMQILTASGDGTCALWDVESGQLLQSFHGHGADVLCLDLAPSETGNTFVSGGCDKKAMVWDMRSGQCIQSFETHDSDINSVRYYPSGDAFASGSDDATCRLYDLRADREVAIYSKESIIFGASSVDFSLSGRLLFAGYNDYTINVWDVLKGSRVSILFGHENRVSTLRVSPDGTAFCSGSWDHTLRIWA, from the exons ATGGCAACCGAGGGGCTGCGCGAGAACGAGACCTTGGCATCGCTGAAAAATGAGGCTGAGAGCCTGAAGGGCAAGCTAGAGGAGGAGCGGGCCAAGCTGCATGACGTGGAGC TTCATCAGGTAGCAGAGCGTGTGGAGGCACTGGGCCAGTTTGTGATGAAGACCAGGAGGACCCTGAAAGGCCATGGAAATAAAGTTCTCTGTATGGACTGGTGCAAAGACAAGAGAAGAATTGTGAGCTCTTCCCAG GATGGGAAGGTGATCGTGTGGGATTCCTTCACTACCAACAAG GAACACGCAGTGACGATGCCGTGTACCTGGGTGATGGCGTGTGCATATGCCCCCTCTGGATGTGCCATTGCTTGTGG TGGCCTGGACAACAAGTGTTCTGTGTACCCTCTGACAtttgacaaaaatgaaaatatggcTGCAAAGAAGAAATCGGTTGCAATGCACACAAACTACTTGTCTGCCTGCAGCTTCACTAACTCAGACATGCAG ATCCTGACAGCAAGTGGAGATGGAACTTGTGCTCTGTGGGATGTGGAGAGCGGGCAGCTTCTACAGAGTTTCCATGGACATGGAGCTGATGTCCTGTGCCTGGATCTGGCCCCTTCTGAAACAGGAAATACTTTTGTCTCTGGG GGATGTGACAAGAAAGCCATGGTTTGGGATATGCGGTCTGGTCAGTGCATCCAGTCATTTGAAACCCATGATTCAGATATCAACAGTGTCAG ATACTACCCAAGTGGTGATGCTTTTGCCTCTGGTTCAGATGATGCCACG TGTCGTTTATATGACCTTCGTGCAGACAGAGAAGTAGCAATTTATTCCAAAGAGAGCATCATTTTTGGAGCATCCAGTGTGGACTTCTCTCTCAGTG GTCGCCTACTGTTTGCAGGCTATAATGATTACACCATAAATGTCTGGGATGTGCTGAAAGGATCCCGGGTATCAATTCTGTTTGGACATGAAAATCGTGTCAGCACCTTGCGCGTCTCTCCTGATGGGACAGCATTCTGCTCAGGCTCCTGGGACCACACGCTCCGA ATCTGGGCTTAA